The proteins below come from a single Stomoxys calcitrans chromosome 1, idStoCalc2.1, whole genome shotgun sequence genomic window:
- the LOC106092996 gene encoding hsp90 co-chaperone Cdc37: MVDYSKWKNIEISDDEDDTHPNIDTPSLFRWRHQARVERMAELELEKDELKKSKQSWHARIIDCKERMKKNEAKDDGVEQELEKLEKEGKELDRKEEELMKKEKKMPWNVDTISKPGFEKTVLNKKPERKQDENLSEEQRELNMKNFVKENEKLCKQYGMLRKYDDSKRFLTQHPHLVCDETANYLVIWSINLEMEEKHELMAHVAHQCICMQYMLVLAKQLDVDPRACIGSFFSKIQNCVPEYRQQFETDIEDFKERIKKRAQEKIKEALAEAEEEERKARLGPGGLDPLEVFDTLPEELKACFESRDTELLQKTIAEMPVEEAKHHMKRCVDSGLWVPNAADANEDNAKSKSTEIDSPTESPKEKEDKEPIYTGVSLDDLD; this comes from the exons ATGGTAGACTACAGTAAATGGAAAAATATTGAG ATATctgatgatgaagatgatacCCACCCAAATATTGATACTCCGTCACTATTTCGTTGGCGCCATCAGGCAAGAGTTGAACGTATGGCTGAGTTGGAACTAGAAAAGgatgaattaaaaaaatcgaaacaGTCGTGGCATGCTCGTATAATAGATTGCAAAGAGCGGATGAAAAAAAATGAGGCAAAAGACGACGGAGTTGAGCAAGAGTTGGAAAAGCTTGAAAAAGAAGGCAAAGAATTAGATCGCAAAGAAGAGGAACTGAtgaaaaaggagaaaaaaatgcCATGGAATGTTGACACAATCAGCAAACCTGGCTTCGAAAAGACTGTCTTAAATAAGAAGCCGGAGCGTAAACAAGATGAGAATCTTTCAGAGGAGCAAAGAGaattaaatatgaaaaattttgtaaaagaaaatgAGAAGTTGTGCAAACAGTATGGCATGCTGCGAAAGTATGACGACTCAAAACGCTTTTTGACACAGCATCCTCATCTGGTGTGTGATGAGACTGCCAATTATTTGGTTATATGGTCCATTAACTTGGAAATGGAAGAGAAGCACGAACTGATGGCGCATGTGGCTCATCAATGCATATGCATGCAGTACATGCTGGTGTTGGCCAAACAATTAGATGTAGATCCACGAGCATGTATTGGATCGTTCTtctcaaaaatacaaaattgtgtGCCAGAATATCGGCAACAATTCGAAACCGATATTGAAGATTTTAAGGAACGCATCAAAAAAAGAGCTCAAGAAAAGATAAAGGAAGCTTTGGCAGAAGCCGAAGAAGAGGAACGAAAGGCACGTTTGGGGCCAGGTGGACTGGACCCACTGGAAGTATTCGACACTCTGCCGGAG GAGTTAAAAGCTTGTTTCGAAAGCCGAGATACTGAACTTTTACAGAAAACTATAGCTGAGATGCCAGTGGAGGAAGCCAAACATCACATGAAGCGTTGTGTGGATTCGGGACTGTGGGTTCCCAATGCAGCAGATGCCAATGAAGATAATGCTAAAAGCAAATCAACAGAAATAGATTCACCAACAGAATCGCCAAAAGAGAAGGAAGACAAGGAACCTATTTACACGGGCGTAAGTTTAGACGACTTAGATTGA